Proteins encoded in a region of the Vibrio sp. CB1-14 genome:
- the glpT gene encoding glycerol-3-phosphate transporter, giving the protein MFGIFKPKAHIERLAGAQVDRTYSRLRWQLFLGIFVGYAGYYLVRKNFSLAMPYLIDQGYSRGDLGVALAAVSIAYGLSKFLMGSVSDRSNPRYFLSAGLLMSAIVMFCFGFMPWATGSITAMFILLFLNGWFQGMGWPACGRTMVHWWSRKERGEIVSVWNVAHNVGGGLIGPLFILGLWAFNDDWRTAFYVPAFFAALVAVFIWFTLRDTPQSCGLPPIEEYKQDYPDDYDNSHEKEMTAKEIFFKYVFSNKLLWSIAIANAFVYLIRYGVLDWAPVYLKEAKDFSVDKSSWAYFLYEWAGIPGTLLCGWISDKLFKGRRAPAGILFMALVTVAVMVYWFNPAGNPAVDMMALVAIGFLIYGPVMLIGLYALELAPKKAAGTAAGLTGLFGYLGGAVAANAVLGYTVDHFGWDGGFILLIGSCVVSIICLTYALLGEKAHHEAKLKESQQQNAKLEEKQALS; this is encoded by the coding sequence ATGTTCGGAATATTTAAGCCCAAGGCACATATCGAACGTTTAGCGGGCGCCCAAGTCGACCGCACCTATTCACGTCTAAGATGGCAGTTGTTTCTCGGTATATTTGTTGGTTACGCCGGTTACTACCTAGTCCGTAAAAACTTTAGCTTGGCCATGCCATATTTGATCGACCAAGGGTATAGCCGTGGTGATCTTGGTGTGGCGTTGGCGGCCGTATCGATTGCCTACGGACTTTCTAAGTTTCTTATGGGCAGCGTATCAGATCGCTCAAATCCGAGATATTTCTTGAGTGCTGGCTTGTTGATGTCGGCGATCGTGATGTTCTGTTTCGGCTTTATGCCCTGGGCGACGGGCAGCATCACTGCCATGTTTATTCTGTTGTTCCTCAATGGCTGGTTTCAAGGCATGGGGTGGCCTGCTTGCGGGCGTACTATGGTGCACTGGTGGTCACGCAAAGAGCGGGGTGAAATCGTCTCGGTGTGGAATGTGGCGCATAATGTAGGCGGTGGATTAATTGGCCCACTGTTTATTCTTGGCCTATGGGCGTTTAACGATGACTGGCGCACCGCTTTTTATGTTCCTGCTTTTTTTGCCGCTCTCGTTGCTGTCTTTATCTGGTTTACCTTGCGTGATACGCCGCAGTCATGTGGCTTGCCGCCTATTGAAGAGTACAAGCAAGACTACCCGGATGACTATGACAATTCACACGAGAAGGAGATGACGGCGAAAGAAATCTTCTTTAAATATGTATTTTCTAACAAGCTTTTGTGGTCGATAGCGATTGCCAACGCCTTTGTCTATTTGATTCGCTACGGAGTGCTCGACTGGGCTCCGGTTTACCTGAAAGAAGCCAAAGACTTCTCGGTGGACAAATCATCTTGGGCGTATTTTTTGTATGAGTGGGCGGGTATCCCAGGAACACTTTTGTGTGGTTGGATATCGGATAAACTATTTAAAGGCCGACGTGCTCCAGCAGGCATCTTATTCATGGCACTCGTCACCGTTGCAGTCATGGTTTACTGGTTTAACCCAGCAGGAAATCCAGCGGTAGATATGATGGCGCTTGTTGCGATTGGATTTTTGATTTATGGCCCAGTAATGCTCATTGGCCTTTATGCTCTAGAACTGGCACCTAAAAAGGCAGCAGGCACGGCGGCAGGCCTGACAGGGCTATTCGGTTATCTAGGTGGTGCAGTGGCAGCCAATGCCGTGCTTGGTTATACCGTGGATCACTTCGGGTGGGATGGTGGTTTCATCTTGCTGATTGGCTCGTGCGTTGTTTCCATCATCTGCTTAACGTACGCATTATTGGGCGAAAAAGCGCACCATGAGGCTAAGCTTAAGGAGTCGCAGCAACAGAATGCAAAACTGGAAGAAAAACAGGCGCTGTCATAA
- a CDS encoding error-prone DNA polymerase: MKYAELFCQSNFSFLTGASHAEELVLQADFLQYSAIAITDECSVAGVVRAHTAIKQHDLSIKQIVGSMFRLNSECQFLLLCPSREAYAELCRIITNARRRCEKGDYQLSEWDVMSLRHCLVIWLPCGDECDLRWGRWLEQYHAHRLWIGVQRHLNSHEHKYLTHCESLAVELQRPITACGGVLMHTATRLPLQHTLTAIKLNTSIDKVCGHLLVNTERSLRPKAKLIKLYREEWLEESIYIASLCKFNLKELQYEYPSELIPNGKTPMDYLRELVEHGKRLRFPEGVSAEVEQTIEKELFLIEDLKYPFYFLTIHDIVMFAKRQGILYQGRGSAANSVVCYCLEITSVDPRQISVLFERFISKERNEPPDIDVDFEHERREEVIQYIYQKYGRERAALAATVISYRFKSAVRDVGKALGVSETQLDYFIKNINRRDRTQGWQAQLVELGLKPDSLKGQQFIELVNDITGFPRHLSQHVGGFVIASGPLYELVPVENAAMAERTVIQWDKDDLESLGLLKVDVLALGMLTAIRKCFQLVEKHYGRKLSIADITRLQDDPNVYGMLQRADTVGVFQIESRAQMSMLPRLKPATYYDLVIQIAIVRPGPIQGDMVHPFLKRRNGEEPVSYPSEEVKAVLSRTLGVPIFQEQVIKLAMVAAGFTGGEADKLRRAMAAWKKNGNLAKFRHKLIDGMQKNGYQIDFAERLFDQICGFGEYGFPESHSASFAVLAYCSAWLKYYYPEAFYTSLLNSLPMGFYSASQLIQDAKRHQVDIAPVCVNRSTYHHYLRKNAKGLTLQLGFRQVNGLSEQSIQKLLQHRPPEGFRTPTQIKQLGLNRRELETLASANALQCISGDRYATRWAMMDNLDDLPLFQHSAQAPSAAADPLPYKPSAIEDMLEDFSSMNVSLNKHPIALLDEAGKLGRFTRMTELITKEHQSLVTVVGMVTGKQSPGTAAGVTFFTLEDDTGNINVVVWQATARAQKQAYLTSKILKVKGILEREGEVTHVIAGRLIDMTEQLSELKVQSREFH; the protein is encoded by the coding sequence ATGAAGTACGCTGAGCTTTTTTGTCAGAGCAATTTTTCCTTTCTTACCGGCGCCTCCCATGCTGAGGAGCTGGTGCTTCAGGCCGATTTTTTACAATACAGCGCCATCGCAATAACCGATGAATGCTCAGTTGCCGGAGTGGTGCGCGCTCACACAGCCATTAAGCAGCACGACTTATCGATTAAGCAGATTGTCGGCAGCATGTTTAGGCTCAATAGTGAGTGCCAATTTCTATTGCTATGCCCAAGTCGCGAGGCATACGCTGAGCTGTGCCGTATCATTACTAACGCAAGGCGTCGCTGTGAGAAAGGCGACTACCAACTCTCGGAATGGGACGTAATGTCGCTGCGTCACTGTCTGGTCATTTGGCTGCCTTGTGGTGATGAGTGCGACCTCAGATGGGGACGCTGGCTTGAGCAATACCACGCCCATAGGCTTTGGATTGGTGTACAGCGTCACCTTAATTCTCATGAGCATAAATACCTTACCCATTGTGAATCACTGGCCGTAGAACTGCAGCGCCCTATCACTGCCTGTGGTGGTGTATTGATGCACACCGCAACACGCTTGCCACTACAGCACACCTTAACCGCTATTAAGCTCAACACGTCTATCGATAAAGTATGTGGTCACTTACTGGTAAATACTGAGCGCAGCTTACGTCCTAAGGCCAAGCTGATTAAGCTGTATCGTGAAGAATGGCTAGAAGAGAGCATCTATATTGCCAGCCTATGTAAGTTCAACTTAAAAGAGCTCCAATATGAATACCCTAGCGAGCTGATCCCCAATGGCAAAACACCAATGGACTATTTAAGAGAGCTGGTCGAGCACGGTAAACGACTGCGCTTCCCTGAAGGGGTGTCTGCAGAGGTTGAGCAAACGATCGAGAAAGAGTTATTTCTTATTGAGGATCTTAAGTACCCTTTCTATTTTTTGACCATTCATGACATCGTCATGTTCGCTAAGCGACAAGGGATCCTTTATCAAGGTCGTGGCTCTGCGGCTAACTCGGTGGTCTGTTATTGTCTCGAAATTACCTCTGTCGATCCAAGACAGATCTCGGTACTTTTTGAGCGCTTTATTAGTAAAGAGCGTAATGAACCGCCTGATATTGATGTCGACTTTGAACACGAACGTCGCGAAGAAGTGATTCAATATATCTATCAAAAATATGGTCGTGAACGCGCAGCGCTAGCGGCTACGGTGATCTCTTACCGCTTTAAAAGTGCGGTACGCGATGTGGGTAAAGCGTTAGGCGTTAGTGAGACTCAGCTTGATTACTTTATCAAAAACATCAACCGCCGCGACCGCACACAAGGGTGGCAAGCGCAATTGGTCGAACTCGGACTAAAGCCGGACTCCCTAAAAGGGCAGCAATTTATTGAGCTCGTCAACGACATCACAGGCTTCCCTAGACATTTATCTCAACATGTCGGTGGCTTTGTGATTGCCTCAGGCCCTTTGTACGAGCTTGTGCCGGTAGAGAACGCTGCAATGGCTGAGCGCACCGTCATTCAGTGGGATAAAGATGACTTGGAAAGCTTAGGGCTACTTAAAGTCGATGTGCTCGCTTTAGGGATGCTCACAGCGATTCGTAAATGTTTTCAATTGGTTGAAAAGCATTATGGGCGAAAGCTGAGCATCGCCGACATTACGCGACTTCAAGACGACCCTAACGTCTACGGCATGCTTCAACGTGCTGATACTGTGGGCGTGTTTCAGATTGAATCTCGCGCGCAAATGAGCATGTTGCCACGTCTAAAACCGGCAACCTATTACGATCTTGTCATTCAAATTGCCATCGTTAGGCCGGGTCCCATTCAGGGTGATATGGTGCATCCGTTTCTTAAACGTCGTAATGGTGAAGAGCCCGTCTCTTATCCCTCAGAAGAAGTAAAAGCCGTACTCTCACGCACATTAGGCGTGCCGATTTTCCAAGAGCAAGTCATCAAACTGGCGATGGTCGCAGCAGGGTTTACCGGTGGTGAGGCTGATAAGCTGCGCCGCGCGATGGCAGCCTGGAAGAAGAATGGCAACTTGGCCAAATTTCGCCATAAATTAATCGACGGCATGCAGAAAAACGGCTATCAAATCGACTTTGCCGAGCGGTTGTTTGATCAGATCTGTGGCTTTGGTGAGTATGGCTTTCCAGAAAGTCATTCTGCGTCATTTGCAGTGCTGGCCTACTGCAGTGCTTGGCTGAAGTATTACTATCCTGAGGCCTTTTACACCTCACTGCTGAATAGCCTTCCTATGGGCTTCTATAGCGCTTCACAATTGATTCAAGACGCTAAACGACATCAGGTCGATATCGCGCCTGTCTGTGTCAATCGCTCGACGTATCATCACTATCTAAGAAAAAATGCCAAAGGGCTAACACTTCAGTTGGGGTTTAGGCAGGTCAATGGATTAAGTGAGCAGAGCATTCAAAAGCTTCTGCAGCATAGGCCACCAGAGGGCTTTCGAACCCCAACGCAAATCAAGCAACTAGGGCTCAATCGACGTGAACTGGAAACTCTGGCCTCAGCCAATGCTCTCCAGTGTATTTCAGGAGATCGCTACGCCACACGCTGGGCAATGATGGACAACTTAGATGATTTGCCACTCTTTCAGCACAGTGCTCAAGCACCATCAGCAGCTGCGGATCCGTTACCTTACAAGCCTTCTGCCATTGAAGATATGCTTGAAGATTTTTCATCCATGAATGTATCACTTAACAAGCACCCTATTGCCCTGCTCGATGAAGCAGGCAAACTTGGTCGCTTCACCCGAATGACAGAGTTGATAACCAAAGAGCATCAATCCCTGGTCACGGTAGTGGGTATGGTCACAGGTAAGCAATCTCCGGGAACGGCAGCTGGAGTCACCTTCTTCACATTAGAAGACGACACTGGGAATATTAACGTCGTAGTATGGCAAGCCACCGCTAGGGCACAAAAGCAAGCTTATCTCACCTCAAAGATCCTCAAGGTGAAAGGCATATTAGAACGTGAAGGCGAGGTAACGCATGTCATTGCAGGTCGGCTTATTGACATGACAGAGCAGTTAAGTGAGCTGAAAGTACAGTCTCGTGAGTTTCACTAA
- a CDS encoding Y-family DNA polymerase produces MLWLYLHFPTLQLDTLFASFKQAQPDATDKQQEALAVAIVDGRRHSVVQANTHALEQGVTLGMGLGSAAALCQDLQVHPYDSDVEARRLQDIAQWLYMITSDICLCPPNGLLLKVTNMLSLYDGIENYWNALQTHLAHLEVQTHYSTGVSPYAAMLMAKQGRNWIESNRDKLNESLARYPLTCSELPTKQVEKLQRVGIQTIQDLLGLPLPDIAKRFDIDLVNYTGRLTGQFKHPVDFYHPPEHFRQYLELLFDIENIDWLQKPLTRLFRQLEVFLKLRDKVAFELSLTLHQRDHGDKSVSFHSAQGDYLAEKWQALSALTLESIQLDGAVSGLTLSIVRADEVQVHEHDLFSGVKGRQTALELISTLQAKLGQHSVTSLKLTDDPRPEYATQPSAPTATDSPKVNAHLPIKLRPSLLFSSPMPLEQKVSIVVGPERIVSGWWDGNPVKRDYYVARSEQDQWLWVFRTEDKQWFIHGQFS; encoded by the coding sequence TTGTTGTGGTTATACCTACATTTTCCGACCTTGCAGCTCGATACCTTGTTCGCGTCATTTAAACAGGCGCAGCCTGATGCGACGGATAAACAACAAGAAGCGCTCGCCGTCGCTATTGTCGATGGTCGTCGGCATAGTGTTGTACAAGCCAATACGCACGCATTGGAACAAGGCGTTACATTAGGGATGGGGCTTGGTAGCGCCGCTGCGCTTTGCCAAGATCTACAAGTGCACCCTTATGACAGCGATGTTGAAGCTCGCCGCCTGCAAGACATTGCGCAGTGGCTCTATATGATCACCTCAGATATCTGTCTGTGTCCTCCCAATGGGCTTCTGCTTAAAGTCACCAATATGCTGTCACTTTACGACGGTATTGAGAACTATTGGAACGCTCTACAGACGCACCTCGCGCATTTAGAGGTACAAACGCACTACTCAACCGGCGTTTCGCCCTATGCGGCGATGCTCATGGCAAAACAAGGCCGAAACTGGATAGAATCCAACCGAGATAAGCTCAATGAGTCGCTCGCACGCTATCCACTGACCTGCTCTGAGCTGCCAACCAAGCAAGTCGAAAAATTGCAGCGCGTAGGAATCCAAACCATCCAAGATCTACTCGGGCTGCCACTCCCTGACATTGCCAAGCGCTTTGATATCGACTTAGTCAATTATACCGGCAGACTTACTGGGCAATTTAAACATCCCGTTGATTTCTATCATCCGCCAGAACATTTTCGTCAGTACTTGGAGCTGTTGTTTGATATCGAGAACATCGACTGGTTGCAGAAACCCTTAACACGCTTGTTCCGGCAATTGGAAGTGTTTCTTAAGCTAAGAGACAAGGTCGCATTTGAACTGTCACTGACGCTGCATCAACGTGATCACGGTGATAAATCGGTGAGCTTTCACTCGGCGCAAGGGGACTATCTTGCCGAAAAATGGCAGGCCTTATCAGCTCTTACTTTAGAAAGTATTCAATTAGACGGTGCGGTGAGTGGGTTAACTCTGAGCATAGTACGTGCCGATGAAGTGCAAGTGCATGAACACGATCTGTTTAGCGGAGTAAAAGGTCGTCAAACGGCGCTAGAGCTTATCTCCACACTACAAGCAAAGCTTGGGCAACACAGTGTCACCTCATTGAAGCTCACCGACGATCCAAGACCTGAATACGCAACCCAACCGAGCGCCCCAACCGCGACGGACTCGCCTAAGGTAAATGCTCACTTACCTATTAAGCTGCGTCCAAGTCTGCTGTTTAGCTCGCCAATGCCACTGGAGCAAAAAGTCAGTATCGTCGTTGGCCCTGAGCGTATTGTCAGCGGCTGGTGGGATGGCAACCCAGTAAAGCGTGATTACTATGTGGCACGCAGCGAGCAAGACCAATGGCTGTGGGTGTTTCGCACCGAAGACAAACAGTGGTTCATCCACGGGCAATTTAGTTAA
- the imuA gene encoding translesion DNA synthesis-associated protein ImuA — protein MHELISDLQSKQLIWKGNRVDSPGEYQATGFPELDQRLGGGFPTSGVIDIQSQQGIGELRLLMPYVQKHAAQRLFVLINPPGYLCAEYLYAQGIAPSQVLLIYPDSPQHALWAAEQCLKSGACCGVCLWHSGIEIHQAKRLQVASDIGHSLQFLFKPELNQGDSQVFSLPVSLSLTLAPHDMGLSVSITKRKGGFVRDQFVINMHDRWPELTRTHQSSSSTVVAFPMRQQG, from the coding sequence ATGCATGAATTGATTAGTGATTTACAAAGCAAGCAACTGATTTGGAAAGGAAATCGAGTTGACTCTCCCGGTGAGTATCAAGCAACCGGCTTTCCCGAACTCGACCAACGCCTTGGTGGGGGCTTTCCTACTTCTGGCGTTATTGATATCCAATCACAGCAAGGTATTGGCGAGCTTAGATTATTGATGCCTTACGTACAAAAACACGCGGCACAACGACTGTTCGTACTGATTAATCCACCGGGCTATTTGTGTGCCGAGTATCTTTATGCTCAGGGCATCGCTCCGTCGCAAGTACTTTTGATCTATCCAGACTCTCCTCAACACGCGCTTTGGGCTGCAGAGCAATGCTTAAAAAGTGGCGCATGTTGCGGCGTTTGTCTATGGCATAGCGGGATTGAAATCCATCAAGCGAAGCGTCTTCAAGTGGCAAGTGATATTGGCCACAGTCTGCAGTTTCTGTTTAAGCCGGAACTCAATCAAGGTGACTCACAGGTATTTTCTTTACCCGTATCGCTCAGTCTGACTCTCGCACCTCACGATATGGGACTGTCGGTCTCCATTACGAAGCGTAAGGGCGGATTTGTACGCGACCAATTCGTGATTAATATGCACGACCGCTGGCCAGAACTTACTCGTACTCATCAATCTAGCTCCTCAACTGTGGTCGCGTTCCCAATGCGTCAGCAAGGATAA
- a CDS encoding chemotaxis protein CheV, whose protein sequence is MSSVLSSVDQRTQLVGENRLELLMFTLNSRQTFAINVFKVKEVLKLPPLTQLPGSHPSIRGVASLRGESLPVIDLRRAIGFPTLQEEAVQNLIITEYNRTVQGFLVGEVKNIVNTAWTEIQPPPRTVGRSNYLTAITKVEEADGVSLVEIIDVEKVLAEIIDYDIAISEETLDRALLPHLAGKKILIVDDSSTARHQVKATLAQLGVEIIECFDGLMALNLLKQWSDEGIDVCSELLMMITDAEMPEMDGYKLTHEVRSDPRMKDLFITLNTSLSGSFNDAMVEKVGCDRFISKFQPDLLVDVVQQRIRRDL, encoded by the coding sequence ATGTCGAGTGTATTGAGTTCTGTTGACCAGCGTACCCAATTGGTGGGTGAAAATAGACTTGAGCTGTTGATGTTCACGCTGAACAGTCGCCAGACTTTTGCTATCAATGTTTTTAAGGTTAAAGAGGTGCTTAAGTTGCCTCCTTTAACTCAGCTTCCTGGTTCACATCCCAGCATCCGTGGTGTCGCCTCCCTTCGTGGTGAATCCCTGCCGGTCATTGATCTGCGTCGTGCCATTGGTTTTCCTACCTTGCAGGAAGAAGCCGTACAAAACCTTATTATCACCGAATACAATCGCACCGTTCAGGGCTTCCTAGTCGGTGAAGTGAAGAATATCGTTAATACCGCTTGGACTGAGATCCAACCGCCGCCACGCACTGTCGGACGTTCTAATTACCTCACCGCTATCACTAAAGTTGAAGAAGCGGATGGCGTGAGTCTGGTTGAAATCATTGATGTTGAAAAAGTTTTGGCTGAGATCATCGACTACGACATTGCCATTTCCGAAGAAACCTTAGATCGCGCTCTATTGCCTCACTTGGCTGGTAAGAAAATATTGATTGTTGATGACTCATCAACGGCTCGTCATCAGGTCAAAGCGACGCTTGCTCAGCTTGGTGTGGAAATCATCGAGTGTTTTGATGGTTTAATGGCACTGAACTTGCTCAAGCAGTGGAGTGATGAAGGTATTGATGTGTGCAGCGAACTTCTGATGATGATCACCGACGCCGAAATGCCAGAAATGGATGGCTACAAACTCACACATGAAGTGAGAAGCGATCCGCGTATGAAAGATCTGTTTATCACCTTAAATACTTCTCTCAGTGGTAGCTTCAACGATGCAATGGTAGAGAAAGTTGGGTGCGATCGTTTCATTTCTAAATTTCAGCCTGACTTGTTGGTAGATGTGGTTCAGCAGCGTATTCGTCGCGATTTATAA
- the mlc gene encoding sugar metabolism global transcriptional regulator Mlc: MYMAQPGHIDHIKQINAGRVYKLIDQFGPISRIDLSKLSDLAPASITKITRELIQAHLIHETAVQEATSRGRPAVGLQTNNQGWQFLSMRLGRGYLSIALHELGGDVLIDTKIEIHEMDQEDVLARLLYEIEDFFESYSEQLDRVTSIALTLPGLVNSDKGIVLQMPHYNVKNLNVAEEIFKVTGLPVFVANDTRAWALAENLFGHSQDCDNSVLISIHHGLGAGIILDGRVLQGRHGNIGELGHIQINRQGKDCHCGNTGCLETVASSQAIRDEVTQRLAKGEASILSECEEISVEAICEAAVKGDALAINVIEKLGEHLGSAIAIVINLFNPEKVLIGGVINQAKDILYPAIERCIASQSLPVYTEDLKLVESRFYKQATMPGAALVKQALYDGLLLMKVIEG; the protein is encoded by the coding sequence ATGTACATGGCTCAACCCGGGCACATTGATCATATCAAGCAGATCAATGCTGGTCGTGTGTATAAACTGATAGACCAATTTGGGCCTATTTCGCGTATCGACCTATCTAAATTAAGTGATTTAGCACCTGCTAGTATCACAAAAATTACGCGAGAACTCATTCAAGCACATCTAATTCATGAGACGGCGGTTCAAGAAGCAACCAGCCGAGGCCGCCCTGCGGTTGGTTTACAGACCAATAATCAAGGTTGGCAATTTCTCTCTATGCGTCTAGGTCGTGGTTACCTATCTATTGCGCTGCACGAGCTTGGTGGCGATGTTCTTATTGATACCAAAATTGAAATTCATGAAATGGATCAAGAAGACGTGCTCGCTCGTTTGTTGTATGAGATTGAAGACTTTTTCGAAAGCTACAGCGAGCAGCTCGATCGTGTCACCAGCATCGCGCTTACGCTTCCGGGGTTAGTGAACTCTGACAAGGGCATCGTTCTGCAGATGCCTCATTACAATGTTAAGAACCTTAATGTTGCTGAAGAAATATTCAAAGTAACTGGATTGCCAGTCTTTGTGGCGAACGACACCCGAGCTTGGGCCCTGGCTGAGAACTTATTTGGGCATTCTCAGGACTGTGATAACTCTGTACTGATTTCCATTCACCATGGTCTTGGTGCGGGTATCATCCTAGATGGTCGAGTATTGCAAGGGCGCCACGGTAACATTGGCGAACTAGGCCATATCCAGATCAATCGCCAAGGCAAGGATTGTCATTGTGGCAATACTGGGTGCCTTGAGACGGTCGCGAGCTCTCAGGCAATCCGCGACGAAGTCACTCAGCGACTGGCAAAAGGTGAAGCATCGATACTATCCGAATGCGAAGAGATATCGGTAGAAGCGATTTGCGAAGCGGCAGTAAAAGGTGATGCTCTTGCTATCAATGTGATTGAAAAGCTTGGCGAGCACCTTGGCAGTGCGATTGCGATTGTGATTAACCTGTTCAACCCAGAGAAGGTACTGATTGGTGGCGTCATCAACCAAGCCAAAGACATACTTTATCCTGCGATCGAGCGCTGTATTGCCAGTCAAAGTTTGCCGGTTTATACCGAAGATCTTAAATTGGTCGAGTCACGCTTTTATAAGCAAGCGACGATGCCAGGTGCAGCCTTGGTCAAACAAGCCCTATATGATGGCCTGTTGTTAATGAAAGTTATTGAAGGATAA
- a CDS encoding patatin-like phospholipase family protein — MFNQQKKYSLIVQGGGQKGAFASGVLDKFIDADFDPFSLYIGTSAGALNVSSFVAKQRGIGLDFILNYTTRERFFDMNKFLQKQQPMDLDWAFEFVNSGEFPLDLERGKQNLGDERVALACITDVEELKDYYYPIFADNWFDVLRATCAIPMLYYHDIEFDGKKWVDGGVSATIPVEESYRRGINNMVVISTIPEPKQPVTSMSPVRESLEKWKKELEAGLETHIRHLKVSGTKEKLTDFQKQFSDKVTNMKADYQRLTESRLASYREQYQLMAGEKLNLKQWIQDNEKLAQLIDIQNKRTPFSRSSTSHLDMLVSHYANHAEVEQFLLSPPEDVNLWHIQPKHELSSKGLLSQKDQILEDYEHGSAVAADFLAQHHFTRS, encoded by the coding sequence GTGTTCAATCAACAAAAAAAATACTCGCTGATAGTACAAGGTGGCGGACAGAAAGGTGCATTTGCCTCTGGTGTCCTAGATAAGTTTATCGATGCCGATTTCGATCCATTCTCACTCTACATTGGCACCTCGGCAGGGGCATTGAATGTCTCTTCGTTTGTTGCGAAACAGCGCGGAATAGGCCTGGATTTTATCCTCAACTACACCACCCGTGAGCGCTTTTTCGATATGAACAAGTTCTTGCAAAAGCAGCAGCCGATGGACTTGGATTGGGCATTTGAATTCGTTAATAGCGGCGAGTTTCCTCTCGATTTGGAAAGAGGAAAGCAAAATCTAGGTGATGAGCGTGTTGCACTTGCTTGTATTACCGATGTGGAAGAGCTTAAAGATTACTACTATCCCATTTTTGCTGACAATTGGTTTGATGTGCTGCGCGCAACCTGTGCGATCCCAATGCTCTATTATCATGATATTGAATTTGATGGTAAAAAGTGGGTGGATGGCGGCGTATCGGCGACGATTCCAGTAGAAGAGTCCTATCGTCGTGGCATTAATAATATGGTCGTGATCAGCACCATTCCAGAGCCAAAACAGCCCGTCACATCCATGTCACCGGTACGCGAATCACTGGAAAAGTGGAAAAAAGAGCTAGAAGCTGGTCTTGAGACGCATATTCGCCATCTTAAAGTGTCTGGCACCAAGGAGAAGCTGACTGACTTTCAAAAGCAGTTTTCGGATAAGGTTACCAATATGAAAGCCGACTATCAGCGCCTAACCGAGTCTCGACTGGCGTCTTATCGAGAGCAATATCAATTGATGGCAGGGGAAAAACTGAATCTAAAGCAGTGGATCCAAGATAACGAAAAACTGGCTCAGTTGATCGATATTCAGAACAAACGCACCCCGTTTAGTCGCAGTAGTACTAGTCACCTTGATATGTTGGTTTCACACTATGCTAACCATGCTGAAGTCGAGCAGTTTTTATTATCCCCGCCGGAAGATGTCAATCTTTGGCACATTCAACCAAAACACGAACTCTCTTCGAAAGGGCTGTTGAGCCAAAAAGACCAAATATTGGAAGACTACGAACACGGCAGTGCTGTTGCTGCCGACTTTTTAGCACAGCATCATTTCACTCGCTCATAA